Below is a window of Rattus rattus isolate New Zealand chromosome X, Rrattus_CSIRO_v1, whole genome shotgun sequence DNA.
CATGATCTCCTATGCACACAATGTGGCCGCACAAGGCAAATACATCGCCATTGCCAGCACCACCGTAGAGACTGCAGAACCAGAAAAGGAGGTTGAGCCTGCATTGGAGCTGTTGGAACCTATTGACCAAAAGTGAGAGGCTGAGCCAAACTTGATGGGGAGGCTGGGGACTAGGAATGGGCAAGTCCCATTATGagacttttctcttcttcttttcttccatttaccCCTCAGGTTTGTGGCTATCAGTGATTTATATGAGCCCATTGATGACGGTTCAGAGAGTCAGGTAAAAAGGCTGTCCCTGTCAGTCCTGGTTCTTGCTGTCTACCCAAGATCCTCTGCCTGACTTCTGTGAATCCTGGGGTTCTGCCTATTTACAGGTGTTCTGTTCCTGCTCCTATGATGCTACCACACATTTTGAGACAACCTGCAATGACATCAAAGATATCTACAAACGCATGGCTGGTTCTGCCTTTGATTTTGAGAACATGAAGCGCAAACAGAATGATGTCTTTGGAGAAGCCGATCAGTGATTGCTGactcccctcctccagcccctgttcccctctccccaacttGTGTGTCCTTCTCTAGGGCAGGGGAGATGGTATGGCTGGGCATCCCTGTTTCCAGCATCTTCTGCTTCCCCCACCACATTCCAATCACCCACCTTAATTGATTTGATTCACTGACCATATCCTTAACCTTAGTGATGGTTTGGGAGATGGGAGTTGGATAGTATCCTCTTTCTTGATCTGTCCTTGTTCTATGGAAagtggaagagtgtgtgtgtgtgtgtgtgtgtgtgtgtgtgtgtgtgtgcccccaattttgctgtttgggaaggagtgGAGGAAAAACTGACTCTAACCCCCACTGCTCTTAGTCCCAAATGTAGTGGCCTTTGGAGataccccatctcctcccccaactcttatGTGTTGGAGAGAAGGGACCCTCCCAGCACAAAATTGCATTCCTTCTCCTTataatttattctaatttattAACTTTGGAGTACCTGTCTGAGCCCTCAGCCTTTCTGTGCAGCCTAGGGCTGTAGAGTGAGCTACCCTGGCCTCTCCCAGCCCTGGCAAAGCCTGGGCTGGGAGAAGGTTTAGATGTGACCCCCTCTGGAGGTTGGtctgttttgaatttcttttgtatTGTGTTCACTGAGAAAAAGTAATGTGAGCAAAGCAGAAGGAGGTAGGAAAGTGGATCCAAACCCCAGTGTGCCCTGCCCCATGCCTTTTCCTTTAGTGGTGGGAAACCCTTACCTTGCAAAGTGAATGTGAACCCTTCCCCAACCTCTAGTGTATTTCACAGAATACAAAAACCTCCCAATAAAGTTATTGAAACCTAAGTCTGGATCTTCAGGTTCTTTGCTTAAAGGTTGGGTTGTTTTGCAGGACAGTGGCAATTTATCTTCTGGAATTAAGAGTTGTATCCTCACAGATCAATGCAGGTTTAGTAGATCAGCTGGTGTTGGATGGGTCATTGTTTACTAGTAAATCAGAGAGAAGGCAGTTAGATGTGGAGGTTTGGGTTCAAGGCTATACTGATCTCTCTCAGGCAGAATAGCACAggtgagatggttcaatgggtaaaagCACTTTTCAGGTAACCATGAGTTTGATCTTTGGAGCCCATgtaaagggggaaggaaaaaactGACTGCAATATAACCTCTGCACATGTTCAGtagcttgtgcacacacatataaacacatttaaaattttatatgtattgctGTTTTGCCTAGATGGATGTGCACAACTTGCATAtctgctgcctgcagaggccagtatctacaggaactggagttacagttcgTTGTGAGttatttgggtgctggggatcgatcctgggtcctttggaagaatatCCAGTACCCATCattgcctgagccatctcttctacCTCACACAAATTTTTAAGAGGAGAGGGTATCAGGAGTCCCAGTCCTGGGAAAACAGAGGTACCTGGACCTAGCCTTGGatgatagtaaaaaaaaaatccaagcagcCAAATAGCGTCTGTGTTTGACCAAGCAGGGAAAATCAGCCTCCGCGGGAAGGGGCAAAGAGTTTCATCAGTCAAACAGGGAGCAGTGCGCTTAGCCTTGGGGCCAACAGAAGGAAGTTAGGAGGACTGGAGGTCCAGCTTAATATAGCATTTAACTttgaggacagacaggaagatAGAGGACCCAGCTCCATTTCGCAGTACACGATGTGGGATGAACTCAGCCTCCTGTGGGGCGGGGCGAGGTGAGATCACGTGTCAGAGCCGCGGGCGTAGGGCAGGGCCGGCGTCTGCACGTTCCCGGGTGGTGACGTCACGTATCAGCTGACTAAATTGCCGCCGCCACGGACGTCGCCTTCACTGCCAGGATTTCTTCAGGCGAAAGTCACTGTTGCCGCTgttgctgccgccgccgccgctgaaACCGCCGCTGCCACCATGGCTCAGTACAAGGGCGCTGCAAGTGAGGCGGGACGTGCCATGCACCtaatgaagaagagagagaagcagcgtGAGCAAATGGAGCAGATGAAGCAGAGGATTGCAGAGGTGTGGGCCAGGCCGGGGCACCTCAGAGCTTGCGCTCTGCGCGGGCCCCCTGGCGGTCTCCTGCCACTTGTCTTTAGGAGACCTCAACGGCGGGCTAGGAGAGCCCGGAGGGCGGGCCTCGCGTTGGTGGCGAGACTTGCTGTGCATCTCTGGTAACAGAAGTCAGCCGAGACAGTCTGATCTGTAAAATGGGCTCAGTGTTGATCCATGTCAGAGATTGAGAGCCACAGTCAGTGATTCTTGGTGAGACTCCCTGGCACTCCTCCTGAGTATAGAGCTACGTAGTTCATGTTCCTAGCCTTCCAATGCTTATTGGGAAGACCTCGCCTCCTGTGGAGAGGCACAGGGGTATGCCACTGAGTCTCACTCATTACAGAGCCTTTAGCATCCCAGAATTCTAGAGCTTCTCCCAGGGCTTCTTCAGTGAGTGGTCACTGGATTCAGGGGCATGGTACCAAGCTGACCTCAGCTCGATTCTTTGGCAAGACTTCTGAAAAAGGCAGGGTCTTAGTTCTCCAGGTGAAAGCAGGCCCTGTCTGGGGAAGTGAGAAGCCAAACCCCCAAACCACTCTAAAGATGGAGGTATTATCAACCCTCAGCTATGCTTGTATAGACACGTAGTCCTCCAGCTCTAACCTCATTGCCTCAGTGGCAGCTGGAGGTATATCTCTGCTGGCTACTCATTTGGAAGTCCCTTCAGAGTACCTACAGGGCACTTACTAATATGGATCCAGGCTGAACAGTGGTCTTCTGGAAAGCTGCTGACAGCATCCTGGGCCAAAATGGAGAATTCCGGGGTTTGGACATTTtgatccctcttttttttttttttttttattccatttatctCTTTCTGAAATCCCATGACTTGGGTCTCAAGAACTTCACCTTAAAGACTGGGTAGGAAAAAGGCCAAAGGTGAGTAGGGTGGTGGCTACAGGCTACTGAGGGAGTACTAGTCCCTAGCAGGAAACCTGAAGGGGGGTGTGCAGAGCAGTTCAGGGATGCCAAGGAAAGGACCTCGTTTAGTTCCTTTAGACCTCCTAGCTTCATGGACTCCCCCACTCAGAAAAGGGAGGTGTCTTTCTTCTAAGATCATATTATAGCATGTGTAGGCACAAATCTAGGACTAGGATCTAAGACCCACAACCACTCTGTCACTTCCATAGTGCAGTGGTAGATGGTCCTCACTGATATGTCCCTCCTCTGCAGGAGAACATAATGAAATCTAACATTGACAAGAAGTTCTCTGCACACTATGATGCTGTGGAAGCAGAGCTCAAGTCCAGTACTGTGGGTGAGCAGGACACATGTACCACCTTCTTCCAGACCCAGGGGGGTCACTCCTTTGCTGGCCCTGGGTGACTAGGCTTTCCTCCATGTCTTCTTGCCTCACAGGTCTTGTGACCCTGAATGACATGAAGGCCAAACAGGAGGCACTGGTGAAGGAGCGAGAAAAGCAGCTGGCAAAAAAGGAACAGTCAAAGGAGCTACAGCTGTGAGTCCCCCATCCTCAGCAGCTCTCCCCTTACAGTGCAGCTTAGTGCTTGGGAACTCCTGGGGGTGGGTCAGGCTGTTCCCATTCCCATTCCACAGGGAGAACCCATTTCCTGCTTTGGGAGCAGTTGTGGTATCTATTGAGCTCCACACTGGTTCTCACTTTCCAGgtttatctttctttctgttcctctgtaAAGGTGGTGAGTCCTTTCTGAGCCCTTTCTTTTTACTGGGTGCCTGAACAGCCTGCATTGTCCCCATTCCTTTCTGTCCCATGCTTGATGTGTCATAATCAGAGTACTGCCCTTGAGCTTGAAGTACCTAGAGCAAATAGAATCCCTCTGGGGTGCTGGGGAGATCCAGCCTATGCTGGGTGGACCCCATGCTAGGCACACAGTGGCTCTGGGTCAGGGAAGGGGcctcagggcaggaacatggggCATGATGGACACCCATGCCTTGGTAGGAAGCTAGAGAAGCTTCGAGAGAAGGAGCGCAAGAAGGAGGCCAAACGGAAGATCTCTAGCCTGTCCTTCAccttggaggaagaagaggagggaggtgaagaggaagaagagatggcCATGTATGAGGAAGAACTGGAGAGGGAAGGTGAGACCACTGCCAACCAGAGCTCTGTTCTGGCATTTGGACTGACATTTGGGCCAGCAAAGGAAGAAgcacactcatttttttttttagcttcagtCACCAGGAGACTGAATCAGAGCTAGGCTACTAGCTGCTGGTCTAAAAGGATTCAGAAGCTGTTCTTAGAGCACATAGGATAAACTGAGGAGGGGAGAATATAATCTGGACTAGAATTGCCTGCTAACACTTCCTGAAATAAGTCATGTATGGTAACTGCTCACCACAAGCAGCCACTGGGCAGTGATTAATTGTGATTGGTAAATTTGATCGAACCTGCTGAAATTCTGTGTCTCCATATGCAGCCCTATGTATACATATCTGTTTTGTTCCTGTCTGGGCCACAGGGTCAGTATGGACTCAAGACATTCAGAATTGCTGTTTTCCCTACAGCACAGGGGAAATTGCTATACTGCTCCCTTCCACCGTAATTTTGGCAGTACATTTAACCCAGCAGTATGTGAAATAATACCATTACATCTTGTTTAGCTAGATACATATTCAGTAGTGCTCAGGGGTATATGTGGCAAGTAGTGTTttgtttacttcatttattttgagacGGTCTCACGTAGCTCAAACTGGCCGTGATAGTTATCCTGCATCCACCTTAGGAGCTGTCTAGTAGAAAGGTTGTCAGCCTCACTGTgtattgctgggtttttttttttagatagtctTATacatcctaggctggcctccaaattTCACTgcttttgcctcagccttctgagtgctaggattacaggtgtgtgtcacatCATCTAGTTCTCTGGAGCTTTTGAAAAGCACAGCCTGTTGTGTTTTCCACTTCCATCTGGAGATTTCATTTTGGGGTCTTAGCAAGGACCTGGACACCCAAGGCcctgacatttttgttgttgtttagttcaTGCTTACTATTTATCATCTATGttgttagttttggttttgtttgttttctttctttttaagaaagggtttctctgtggttgTGGCATATCTGGCACTCACTGGGTATAACAATCTGGGCTTAAACTTAGATCTACCTGGCTCTAAtcttttaagtgctgggattaatggtatgTGCTACCATAGCTGTACAAGTcagtaggttttgttttttttttttgttttttttttttggagctgggggtcgaacccagggcctttgtgcttgctaggcaagcgctctgccactgagctaaatccccaaccccaagtcagtAGTTCTTAAAGCAAGCTCCAAGAGCCTGAGAGACCTTATATAGGTTTATGAGATCAAAATCATTttcaggccaggcatggtggtacactgATCTTCGGATTTGGGAGACAgtggcaggcaaatctctgtgagtttgagccttccctgctctacatagagagttccaggacagccagggctacataaatgTGATTATGTCtataaaacaaacccaaagaattattttctgaaaattaagATGTTCTTTGTCTTGTTTGCTTTAGAGAtcaccacaaagaaaaagaaattggggaagaacCCTGATGTGGATACAAGCTTCTTGCCTGACCGGGATCGGGAGGTAAAAACTGCCTGGCCCTGGTACTGACTTTGGTATTAATCATGAACTTGGTGGAGATGCTGGCCCAGGAATAGGTTAATGCTGCGCCTAGAACAGCCCTGAATCTCATCTTTTCTCCATTTTGCCTTAGGAGGAGGAGAATCGGCTTCGGGAAGAGCTGCGCCAGGAATGGGAAGCCAAGCAAGAGAAAATCAAGAGTGAGTGCTATAGCTACATATGGTGGCTTGGCCTgtcacccagcactcaggagactgaggcaagagagtctgaaatttaaggtcatctttagctacatgGCTAGTTTGAAACCCAATTGTGTGGTCCAGTGTTGGGCAGTGAAAGAACAGGGCTAAGGCCCAAACAGTTTTCTTGCAAATACCCCAAGGAATGTACCTATGTACACCAAAGAAACTCTAAGCTCAGATCTGGAGACCAAGAGGcaactcattttgttttgtttgttttgttttgttttgttttgttttttggaacagggtttttctatgtagctgtAGCTATCCTATAAcccactctatagaccaggttggccttgaatttagggatctgcctgcctctgcctctctctctctgcctctgccttcagagtgctgagattaaatgcttGCACTACCACCTGGCTAAGGCAATTTTTCTTTGTAGGTGAAGAGATTGAAATCACCTTTAGTTACTGGGATGGCTCTGGGCACCGGCGCACTGTTAAGGTAGGCAGTAGAAGGCCTTCCTTGGCTTGAATTCAATAGAAAGTAACTGAAAATCTTGACTTGGGAAACTCTGGGGGTAGCAGAGTTGATCTCTGCTTTCTTGGGAGCATTTCTTTGGGCTATTGTTTGTCCTTCTCAACTCGAAGTATACCTACTTCTGCAGATGAAGAAGGGCAACACGATGCAGCAGTTCCTGCAAAAAGCACTAGAGATCTTGCGGAAAGACTTCAGTGAGCTCAGGTGAGCACAGAATGCTCTATGTATGCCTGTGCTGTGCATCTGTAAAGAGCCTGTTTTCCCAGCCAGGGTATCAGACAACCCTGCTGACTGCTCCACAGCTGGAAAGATGCAATTCTGGGCACTGTACGCCTCAAAGAGAAGAGCTatgctcctttttctttctttttttttttttttctttttttttggttctttttttcggagctggggaccgaacccagggccttgcgcttcctaggcaagcgctctaccactgagctaaatccccaaccctttcttttttttaaagatttattcatttattatatataagtacactgtagctgtcttcagacacatcagaagggaCATCTGATCtctttacaaatggttgtgagccaccatgtggttgctggggaattgaactcatggcgTCTGGGAGGCAGTgggggctcttaactgctgaaccatctctccagccctgagccatctctccagcccctgtgctcCTTTTTCTTACCTTTTTGCTGTAGAGAGCTTAGGTGCAATGGTCCAGAAGTGGAGGCCACTGTGGTTCATTAAACTACACAGCTTCCCTTAAACTATAATGCCTAAAGCACTGTGGCTACCACTTCCTGGCCCCTTTTGCCAACTCTGATGACTTCCACTTGCTCATCCTCTCCAATTGCTCCCTTAGGTCAGCAGGAGTGGAACAGCTCATGTACATCAAGGAGGATTTAATCATCCCCCATGTGAGTTCCTTCAACCCTGGGTCATGCACTCTGTGGTTTCATAGGAGAGTTACCATACTGCTGTGCACTCTTCCAGGGCTGGTGGATGCAGTGCTACCTGCAGGTAGGGGTCTAGAGAATAGTGGGTAATAGAACCCTAGATAGATAATCAAGCTGGTCTTTCTCATCCTCTGCTCCTAGCATCACAGCTTCTATGACTTCATTGTTACCAAGGCGCGAGGAAAAAGTGGTGAGTGACTCTAGCTTAGTTTACCTTATAACTTGCTCCAACATATTGGGAAGGGCAGTAGCATGGCCTTGAGCTTACTACTTCTCTCCTATAGGGCCACTCTTCAACTTTGATGTTCATGATGATGTTCGACTGCTCAGTGATGCCACTGTGGAGAAGGATGAGGTATGATAGTACCATGGTACTGGTCAGGCAAAGGTGCCCTGAACCAGTCTGGGGTTAACCTTAAGGAAAAATCACAGGAAGGCAAGGTCAGGTAAGATGGCCCTGATTTACAACCTTCATTCCTCAGTCACATGCAGGCAAAGTGGTGCTGAGGAGCTGGTATGAGAAGAACAAACACATTTTTCCTGCCAGTCGCTGGGAGCCCTATGACCCAGAGAAGAAATGGGACAAGTACACGGTAAGAagacagggaaggcaggcagTAAGGTCAGGTCCTGGTAAGGCACTACTTAGTGGTCCTGGTGCTGGACTGAGTAGGTGTCATCCTGGTTCTCAGTGATCCAGCAATCATCCTGTTATGAAACTAGAAATAACTAATATGACATGGTGGCACATCCTGTAATTTCACCACTAGGAAGGTTGAGGCAAGAAGAGCCCAAGTTCCAGCCAcccaggctacatagtaagactccacacacacacacacacacacacacacacacacacacacacacacagacagcggGGGGGGGTAGGGAATAGGGTGATACGCTAACCTACCCTGCTTATTATATTTCTTGGCTTTCATTCCTTGTCACATATGTCCCCTTTTCTTCACACCAGATCCGGTGAGCATCCAAAAGTGGGCATGACCGTGGCTCTCTCCAGCGTGTCCCCATGTCTCCAGGGCTCCAGGTGACCATGGCAGAGCACTCTGGGAGTATGGTAGTTGCTATTCCTGACCTGATGTTGTCATTACTGCTTTTCCCTTTTACAATAAAAAAGTTCACATGTTGGAGTTGGAGTGCCTGCATTATAAGAACCTGTGCTTTATTTTATAGCATATTTGTGTTGGAGGGAGGCATATAAAGACCAGAAGGCAACCTCAGTTGTCATTCTGTTGTCCAACTTTTTTGTTATTTGATAAGAGTATCTtttattggcctggaacttgccaagtatACTAGGATGGCAGGTTGTTGAACCCCATGGAGCCACTTGTCTCTACCTCTTCAGTGTTGAAATTGCACATGTATACCATCAGTGTTGGGCTTTAGAAAATATGgattctggggctggggagatggctcagtggttaagagcactgactatctttccagaggccctgagttcaattctcatcaaccacatggtggctcacaacaatctataatgggatccaatgctctcttctggtgtgtctgaggacagcaagtgttctcacataaaataaataattctttaaaaaataaggattctggggattaaactcataatctcatgtttgcaaagcaaacagctttatcaactgagctatctcctaagctgcaaaacatttttgaaataatatttatagaatattttggtcattttaccaggtgtgtggtgtacatgtataatcctagcacttgggaggtaaaagcaggaagatcatgagtttgagattagcctgggttgcacagcaagttccatgccagcctgagctatggagTAAGATCCTGTGTCAACCTCTCCCATAGACCATACCAAAGGATTCTTCATTTCacccattcattttattttattttattttttgagacaggttctcttgaCATAGTCGTACcagtcctagaacttactctgtagatcaggttagcctcaaactcagatctacctgcctttgccttctaag
It encodes the following:
- the Fam50a gene encoding protein FAM50A translates to MAQYKGAASEAGRAMHLMKKREKQREQMEQMKQRIAEENIMKSNIDKKFSAHYDAVEAELKSSTVGLVTLNDMKAKQEALVKEREKQLAKKEQSKELQLKLEKLREKERKKEAKRKISSLSFTLEEEEEGGEEEEEMAMYEEELEREEITTKKKKLGKNPDVDTSFLPDRDREEEENRLREELRQEWEAKQEKIKSEEIEITFSYWDGSGHRRTVKMKKGNTMQQFLQKALEILRKDFSELRSAGVEQLMYIKEDLIIPHHHSFYDFIVTKARGKSGPLFNFDVHDDVRLLSDATVEKDESHAGKVVLRSWYEKNKHIFPASRWEPYDPEKKWDKYTIR